A genomic stretch from Haemophilus parainfluenzae ATCC 33392 includes:
- the lpxM gene encoding lauroyl-Kdo(2)-lipid IV(A) myristoyltransferase (LpxM is lauroyl-Kdo(2)-lipid IV(A) myristoyltransferase, an enzyme characterized in Escherichia coli and involved in biosynthesis of the form of lipid A found in that species and some closely related species.) produces MTDSQKKLRITARTGYEPHFSWSYLHPKNWGIWLGIFVLLLLAFVPFRLRDKMAEKLARALTKKIGKPRIRAEINLKLCFPDWTDEQRNKVIEEMFVTVAQVMLGIGEIAIRSKKHLQKRSEFIGIEHIKQAKAEGHNIILMVPHGWAIDASGIILHTHGMPMTSMYNPHRNPLVDWLWTLARQRFGGKMHARQNGIKPFLAHIKQGQMGYYLPDEDFGAEQSVFVDFFATYKATLSGLNKMAKLAKAVVIPMFPRYNAKNGKYEMEIRPPMQLSDDPEQSARAMNEEIEYFVTPTPEQYVWILQLLRTRKDGEDIYPD; encoded by the coding sequence ATGACAGACTCTCAGAAAAAATTACGTATTACGGCACGAACAGGCTATGAACCACATTTTTCATGGTCATATTTGCATCCGAAAAATTGGGGCATTTGGCTCGGTATTTTTGTGCTTTTGTTACTCGCTTTTGTGCCATTTCGTTTACGAGATAAAATGGCTGAGAAACTGGCGCGTGCACTGACGAAAAAAATTGGTAAGCCACGCATTCGTGCTGAGATTAATTTGAAACTCTGTTTTCCAGATTGGACGGATGAGCAACGTAACAAAGTGATTGAAGAGATGTTTGTCACCGTCGCGCAAGTAATGCTTGGTATTGGCGAAATTGCCATTCGTTCTAAAAAACATTTACAAAAACGTAGCGAATTCATTGGCATTGAGCATATCAAGCAAGCCAAAGCAGAAGGGCATAACATCATTTTGATGGTCCCACATGGTTGGGCGATTGATGCCTCAGGTATTATTTTGCATACACACGGCATGCCAATGACGTCAATGTATAACCCGCACCGAAATCCATTGGTGGACTGGTTATGGACTTTAGCGCGTCAACGTTTTGGCGGGAAAATGCATGCTCGCCAAAATGGTATTAAGCCGTTTTTAGCACACATCAAACAAGGTCAAATGGGGTATTATCTTCCTGATGAAGATTTTGGTGCCGAGCAAAGTGTCTTTGTGGATTTCTTTGCCACTTATAAAGCCACGCTTTCTGGGTTAAACAAAATGGCAAAATTAGCGAAAGCAGTAGTTATTCCGATGTTCCCACGCTATAACGCTAAGAATGGCAAGTATGAAATGGAAATTCGCCCACCGATGCAATTAAGCGACGATCCTGAGCAATCAGCCCGTGCGATGAACGAGGAAATTGAATATTTTGTTACACCAACCCCCGAACAATATGTCTGGATTTTACAGCTTCTTCGTACCCGAAAAGACGGGGAAGATATTTACCCAGATTAA
- the apt gene encoding adenine phosphoribosyltransferase, translating into MNKQLELIKSSIKSIPNHPKEGIIFRDITSLLEVPAAFKATIDLIVEKYKDQGLTKVIGTESRGFIFGAPVALALGLPFIPVRKPGKLPREVIAQSYQLEYGQDTLELHTDAISQGDNVLIIDDLLATGGTVEATMKLVQRLGGEVKHAAFVINLPELGGEKRLRDLGIDCYTLVNFEGH; encoded by the coding sequence ATGAACAAACAACTTGAATTAATCAAATCTTCTATCAAATCTATCCCAAATCATCCAAAAGAAGGCATTATTTTCCGTGATATCACGAGCTTACTCGAAGTGCCAGCGGCTTTCAAAGCCACAATCGATTTGATCGTTGAAAAGTATAAAGATCAAGGTCTCACAAAAGTCATTGGTACTGAGTCTCGTGGATTTATTTTTGGTGCGCCAGTTGCATTAGCATTAGGCTTGCCATTTATCCCCGTTCGTAAACCGGGCAAATTACCTCGTGAAGTGATTGCACAGTCTTATCAGTTAGAATACGGTCAAGACACCCTTGAATTGCATACGGATGCGATTTCACAAGGTGATAATGTGTTAATCATTGATGACTTGTTAGCGACCGGTGGTACAGTTGAAGCTACCATGAAATTAGTTCAACGTTTAGGTGGTGAAGTGAAACATGCTGCCTTTGTGATTAATTTGCCAGAATTAGGGGGCGAAAAACGCTTACGTGATTTAGGCATTGATTGCTACACCTTAGTGAATTTTGAAGGCCATTAA